The region TGGACAGCACCGGCAGGATCGACAACCACAGCCGCATCCCGCCCATATAAGCCACGGTGTCATGCACCAGCGACACCGACGTCAGGTAGGAGGTGATACCAATGCCAGCGCCCAGCAACAGCGGTCCCAGGGTCAGCACCGACCAGTACATCAGCAAGCTCGTAAGGCCCTTGCGCGGGGTGCCGACGTTCCAGATGCGGTTCATGGTTTGTTCGATGTTGCGCAGCAGCAGCAGCGAGGTCACCAGCAGCAGCAGACCGCCCACCAGCGTCAAGTTGTTAGCTTGGCGCGAGAATTCGCCGAGGTAGTCCTGCACCTGGGCGCTGGCGGACGGCACGAAGTTGTCCAGCATTAGCCCCTGCAACGAACCGGCGCGTTCTTTCAACGCGGGGATCATCGCCAACACCGAATAGGTCACGGTGAGCACCGGCACAATGGCAAACAGGGTGGTGTAGGTCAGCGCAGCGGCACTTTGCCGGCAGCCGTCACGGTCAAACAGCCGCCACCACAACATCACAAAATCTCGCACTAAGGCGCTGCAATCACGAGCATGCTGGCGCAGCACCTGCCAGGATGTGCTATCAATCGGATTCATGGTTCCCACCCATCTGCAAAAGCTGCGGGCGGCTGCCGCAAGGCGCCGCCCAGTCTGTTTTTACGCCGGCCGCATGAGCGTCTAGAATGCCTGCGTCCTCTGGCTGTCGAAGGCATTGTCATGGCCCGTTACAGGCTCTACCACAACCCGCGTTGTTCAAAATCCCGCGCGGCACTGGCGCTGCTGGAGCAGCGTGGCATCACCCCGGAGGTGGTACTTTATCTGGAAACCCCGCCCGATGTTGAGACGCTGCGATCATTGGTGACGGCGTTGGGTCTGTCGCACCCGGCGCAATTGCTGCGCACCAAGGAAGACGACTACCAAGCTGCCGGTCTCAGCGCCGACAGCGACGCTGAGCAGGTGCTGGCCGCCATGGCCGCCTACCCGCGCTTGATCGAACGGCCACTGCTGGTACAGGGCGCCCGCGCCGTGATCGGCCGGCCGACGGAAAACCTGCTCGACCTGTTGGAGTGATTCCATGAGCAGCCCTTATGTGCTGGTGCTCTATTACAGCCGCAGCGGCAATGTGGCCGCGCTGGCGCAGCAGTTAGCGCACGGCATTGAACGCGCCGGCGTCAGTGCGCGGCTACGTACCGTGCCGCCGGTGGCGCCACAAACAGAACAGACGCTGCCGCCAGTGCCGGATCAGGGTGCGCCCTACTGCACCCTCGCTGACCTGCGTGATGCCGCCGGGCTGGCGCTGGGCTCGCCGTCACGCTTTGGCAGCATCGCTGCACCGCTGAAATATTTTTTGGAGCAGACCAGCGGTGAGTGGCTGGGCGGCAGCCTGATCGGCAAACCGGCGGCGCTGTTCACCTCCAGCAGCAGCGCCCACGGCGGCCAAGAAGCCACCTTGCTGTCGATGATGGTGCCGCTGCTGCACCACGGCATGCTGATCACCGGCGTGCCCTACAGTGAAGCCGGCCTGATGAACACCCGCGCCGGCGGCACGCCCTACGGCGCCAGTCACCTGGCCGGGCTCGACAACGACCGGCCGCTGGATGAACACGAAACCGCTGTTGCCCGCACCCTGGGCGAACGTCTGGCGCGTACTGCGCTGGCACTGCACTCCCACCGCTGAGGCCGATCCATGCTCAAACCGCTCAATCTGTTCTGGTACCTGGCACTGATGGTGTCCGGCATCGGCGGCCTACTGTGGTCGGCACCGCCGGACACACCGTGGCTGGTGCAGGCGCTGATGACGCTAGTGTTGTACGGCCCGCTGCTGCTGTTCGCGGTCGGCGTGTGCCGCCATGACGCACGGCTACTGACCTGGCTGTGCTTTGTGCTGCTGTTCTACTTCTGCGGCTTCACGGTGCAACTGCTCGACCCGCCACCGCGCTCTTGGATCGCGGCGGTGCGCGTGCTGTGCACGGTGGCTTTGTTTACCACCTCGGTCGTACTGATCCGCCGCCAGCGCGGAGTACCGGCTCGTGCAGATCGATGATCGACTGGCGCTGACCACGCCGGAAGGCGCCACCCTGACGCTGCTGCCGGCGGGGCCGTTGCCACGCATGGTGGCCTATGGCGTCGATCTGGTGATCCGCCTGATGGTGTTTCTGTGCCTGCTCTATGTGCTGTCGGAGCTGGCCGAACTGGGCCAAGGCCTGCTGCTGATTCTGGTGTTCGGGCTGGAATGGTTCTACCCAGTGCTGTTTGAGGTGCTGTGGCGCGGCCAAACGCCCGGCAAGCGGTTGCTGGGGCTGGCGGTGGTGCAGGACAACGGTGCCCCGGTGACCTACAGCAGCAGTCTAGTGCGCAACTTGCTGCGCACCGCTGACATGTTCCCTGGGCTTTATTTGGCCGGTTTCCTGTGCATGATCAGCGACCGCCGCTTTCGCCGCATCGGTGACCTCGCCGCCGGCACCTTAGTGATTCACCAGCCGGCCGTGACCGCCACCGCGCCCGGCGCCAGCGGTGCCGCCGAACTGCCGCCGGACTGGGAACTGGATGCCACCGACCGTCTCACCCTGACCGCCTATCTCGACCGGCTGCCGCTGCTGTCCAGCGCCCGCCAAGCGGAATTGGCGGCGCCGCTGTTCCCTGAGCTGTCACCGTTGGAGGCCGCCGACCGACTGGCGGCACAGGCCCGTTTCGTGCGGGGCCAACCATGAAGCAGCACGACTTTGAAACCCACTACGGACCGTTCTGGAGCGAATTCAGCGCCCTGCTCGACCAGCTGGACGCACTGCGCCAACGGCAGCCATTGCCGCCGCTGGAACAGTTCGCCGCCGACTACCGGCGCCTGTGCCACCAGTTGGCGCTGGCGCGTCAGCGCGGTTATAGCCCTCGGCTAGTGGAACAACTCAACCAACTGGTGCTGCGTGGCCACCGCCAATTACACCGCGATCGCGCGCCACTGCTGCCGCGCATCGGCGTATTTCTGGCGGAGGAATTTCCACGCGCGGTGCGACGCCAATGGCGGTGGCAGCTGGCCGCCGCTCTGGCATTCCTGATTCCGTTGGTAGCGGCGTGGCTGGCGGTGTGGCTGTCGCCGTCCATGGCGCAGATGATGCTCGGCAGTCAGGCCGACGCCATCGAAATGATGTACGCCGACCGCGAACAGCTGCGCAGTGCCGGCGACGACGTGATGATGTTCGGCTACTACATCTTCAACAACATCTCGATCGCGTTCCGCACCTTCGCCGGCGGCGTGTTCTTCGGCATCGGCGCGCTGATTGTGATGGTGTTCAACGGCGGTTTCTTCGGTGCCGTGTCCGGCCATATCGTCAACGCCAACCTGACCGAATCGTTTTTCACCTTCGTGATTGCCCACGGTGCACCGGAGTTGACCGCTATCGTGCTCGCCGGCGGTGCCGGCTTGCGGCTCGGTCTGTCGCTGCTGGCGCCGGGGCCGCTGTCGCGGGCCGACGCCTTCCGCCGCGCTGCCGACGACAGCCTTCCGATCATTTGGGGTGCCTTTGCATTGCTGCTGTTGGCGGCATTCATGGAAGCGTTCTGGTCTCCGCGCCAGTTCGATCCGGCAATCAAATACGGCGTCGGCGCGCTCAGCTGGCTGTCGTTGTATGCCTATCTGCTGCTGGCCGGCCGGGAGCGTACCCGTGAGTGATCGCCAACCGCTGGCGCGCATCGCGCCACGCAGCACCTGGCAAGCCATTGATCTGGGCACCCGCCTGTACCGCCACTGGTGGTTGCCGTTACTGCTGATCCAAGCTGCGTTACTGACACCGCTATTGATCGCGGCGCTGCTGTGGCCGCAATACGGGCTCTGGTTTGTGCTGCTGATGTGGTGGCTGAAGCCGCTGTGGGATCGGCCGCTGCTGGAGTGCATCGCGCGCGGCATGTTCGGTGACCGGCTCGGCGCCAAAGCGCTGTTACAGCAATTTGGCCGCTACGGCCGGCCGTCACTGCTGAAGCAGCTGACGATTTGGCGCCTCAGCCCGCAGCGCAGCGTGATGCTGCCGGTCCTGCAGCTGGAACAGCACAATCCACGCACCCTCAGTGAGCGCATGCGCATGCTGCGCTCCCCGCCCGGCGGCGGCGAAGGCACGCTGATCACGCTGGTGATGATGGCCACCGAAGTGCTGACGTTCTATTCACTGGGGCTGGCCGCAACCACGCTGATTCCTGGTCTGCCGTGGCAGGCCGCACTCGGCGTCGACGGCAGCACCCCGGCCACTTTGGTGACCGCAGCGCTGGCCATCGCCCTGTGCGAGCCGCTGTATGTGTGCGCCGGCTTCGCGCTGTACCTGAATAAACGTACCTGGCTGGAAGGCTGGGATCTGCAACCGGGACTGGAGCGCATCCGCCAGCGCCGGCAACGGGCGCACACCCCGCTGGCGCTGCTGCTGGCGGCGTTGATCGGCCTCACCGGCGCCATCGCCCTGCTGCCACAACCGGCCGTCGCCGAAGAGTGGAAGCGCAGCGCTCAGGACGTGGCCGCCAGCGAAGCGCTGAATCCGGTGCGGCAAGACAGCTCACTGCGACTACGCGAGTGGGGCAGCGAGGATACTGCCCCCACCGTAGAACAACGGGAACCGCTGATCCTGCTGCCGGATTGGTCTGCCAGTGACCTTTACAGCAGCGTCACTCGCGGCTTGCGCATCCTGCTGTGGGTGCTGGCCGCGGCATTGATCGGCGTGCTGTTGTGGTACGGCCGCCGCTGGTGGCCCGGCAGCCTGCGCCGCCGCCCGCGCTCACAACGCAGCGCGCCGCAGGTACGCGGTCGCCATGCCGCCGCCGCTGTGCTCAGTCCCACCGAGCAAGCGCTGGACGACGCCCTTGCGCGCGGCGACAGCCGCACCGCTGTGAGCCTGATGTACCGCTTGGCCTTGACCCGGCTGGTGCAGGAAACCGGGCTACCAGTGGCTACCAGCGCCACCGAGAATGAAGTGCTACGCCAACTGCCGCCGACCTTGCGGCAGGTGCCCAGCGCATGCTTCCTCGCTGCCCTGATGCCGCTCTGGCTGCAGCTGGCTTGGGCCCACCGGCCGCTGGACCTGGAGCAGGTGCGCGCACTGGCTCAACAGTGGCGGCAATTGGAACCGGTGATGCGAGGTGCTGCATGAGCCGCCGCTATCTGGCGTTATTGCTGGTGTTGCTGGCGGCCCTGGGCGCCGGCCTCGCCACGCTGCTGCTGGAGCGCCATCACACGCTGGAGCTGCCACTGGTGCCGTGGGAGATTCAGCGCCAATCGTTTTATGCCGTGGGCCAAACGCTGGAACAACAGCACCGCCAGCTGCGCACCATCGCCGGCGCGTCGCAGCTGTTCCCACTGCCGCCGCCGGGCCAGGCGGTGCTGGTGTTCGACGGCCTGCGCGGCGGGCTGGCTGCAGAACGCATCGAGGCGCTGTACCAATGGGTGGCGGACGGCGGCACGCTGATCGTGCAGGCCAGTGATGGGTTGCTGTACACGCCGGCCGATCGCGATACCCACCCCATCGACCGCGATCCGTTGCTGGCCCCGCTCAATCTGCAAAGCCAGTATCTGGACCATCAAGAGCCGACCTTGGTGAGTTGGGCAGACAGCGCACGGCTCGCGACCTACGGCTATTCCGAAGTGATGAGCACCTGCTACCCGGATCTGCGTGGCGGCAAGGCGGCGCGCGCCGCCAGCAGCGCCGAGTGCCTGAAGGCGGCCTGCGAACCGGCAGGCTCCGTCACTGAGCAATGGTTCCGCTGGCCCGGCCAACCGCCGCGCGCGATTGCCTTCCAACAGCGGCTGGCACTCAGCGCCCCGCAGCTGCAACGGGCGGAAGCGGAAGACGAGGAAGAGCCGCTGGCCGCGCGCCACAAACAGCCGGGCCAGAACAGCCGGAGCCTCAACAAAGGCATCACCCGCCTCAACCCGCCAGTAACCAAGCAAGCCCCCGCAACGGCGACCAGCACCACCGGCACCGGCGCCTCCAAACACCTGCTCGACCCGCCAGTGGCCAAAGACGCCAACGCCACACGCGATGCCGGCGAGCGCAAGAGCCGGCCGCACGTCACCCGCTCCAGCGAGGATCGTGAAGCGGCGCTGCGGGAGATGTACTTGCGGCTGCAGCAATGGCCGATGACGATCCAGCGGCTGATCGGCAGCGATCAACGCGCCCACCTGCTCGACGTAAAAATCGGTGACGGCCACCTGGTCGTGATGTCGGACCTGCAATTCTGGGGCAACGATGCCTTGCAGTACCTCGACCACGCGTGGCTACTCGGCGAGCTGATGGGTGATGCTCAGTCGCTGTGGCTGATCGAGGGCTTTGAAGAACAAACCTTCTTCGGCTGGCTGTGGCAGCGAGCCAGTGCGCTGTGGCTGTTGCTGGCGGTGCTGATTGGCGCCTGCGTCTGGCATGTGCTGCCGCGCCGGCAACCGCGTCTACAGCGCCTCAGCGACCAGCCCAGTGACCTGCGCGCCCACTTCAGTGCCGGCAGTCGCTTGCTGTGGCGCGCCGGTCAGCAGCAGGCGCTGCTGGCGCCACTGCGCAAACGGGTACAACAGCTGCGCCAGCGCCATCCGGCGCTGGCCGAGGATGACGCGGCCTTGGCCGCACACGCCGGCCTGACACCGGCGCGATTGGATGACGCATTACACCAGCAACCGCTGGTGCCGATGCAATTGATTGCACTCATCAACGACCTGCAACAGATCAGGAGAAGCTTGTGACTTTGTCCCTGCAACAGGCCAGCACGCTGGCCGGCACCTTGGAAGATCAACTCAACCAGGTGCTGGTGGGCCAGGCCGCCGTGGTGCGCGAAATCCTGGTGGCACTGCTGGCCGGCGGCCATGTGCTGATTGAAGGGGTGCCCGGGCTCGGCAAGACACTGCTGGTGCGCACGCTGGCGGACAGTATCTCGCTGGCCAACCAGCGCGTGCAGTTCACCCCTGACCTGATGCCGGCGGACATTACTGGCCACGCGCTGTACGACCTGCAAAGCAATAGCTTCCGAGTGCGCAAAGGACCGGCCTTTACACAGTTGCTGCTGGCGGACGAAATCAACCGCGCCCCGGCCAAAACCCAAGCCGCGCTGCTGGAAGTGATGCAGGAAAAACAGATCACCATCGAAGGCCAAAGCTACCCGCTGCCGCAGCCGTTCATGGTGCTGGCAACCCAAAACCCGGTAGACCAAGAAGGCACCTAC is a window of Alcanivorax sp. REN37 DNA encoding:
- the arsC gene encoding arsenate reductase (glutaredoxin) (This arsenate reductase requires both glutathione and glutaredoxin to convert arsenate to arsenite, after which the efflux transporter formed by ArsA and ArsB can extrude the arsenite from the cell, providing resistance.) → MARYRLYHNPRCSKSRAALALLEQRGITPEVVLYLETPPDVETLRSLVTALGLSHPAQLLRTKEDDYQAAGLSADSDAEQVLAAMAAYPRLIERPLLVQGARAVIGRPTENLLDLLE
- the wrbA gene encoding NAD(P)H:quinone oxidoreductase, yielding MSSPYVLVLYYSRSGNVAALAQQLAHGIERAGVSARLRTVPPVAPQTEQTLPPVPDQGAPYCTLADLRDAAGLALGSPSRFGSIAAPLKYFLEQTSGEWLGGSLIGKPAALFTSSSSAHGGQEATLLSMMVPLLHHGMLITGVPYSEAGLMNTRAGGTPYGASHLAGLDNDRPLDEHETAVARTLGERLARTALALHSHR
- a CDS encoding DUF2069 domain-containing protein; this translates as MLKPLNLFWYLALMVSGIGGLLWSAPPDTPWLVQALMTLVLYGPLLLFAVGVCRHDARLLTWLCFVLLFYFCGFTVQLLDPPPRSWIAAVRVLCTVALFTTSVVLIRRQRGVPARADR
- a CDS encoding RDD family protein produces the protein MQIDDRLALTTPEGATLTLLPAGPLPRMVAYGVDLVIRLMVFLCLLYVLSELAELGQGLLLILVFGLEWFYPVLFEVLWRGQTPGKRLLGLAVVQDNGAPVTYSSSLVRNLLRTADMFPGLYLAGFLCMISDRRFRRIGDLAAGTLVIHQPAVTATAPGASGAAELPPDWELDATDRLTLTAYLDRLPLLSSARQAELAAPLFPELSPLEAADRLAAQARFVRGQP
- a CDS encoding stage II sporulation protein M; this translates as MKQHDFETHYGPFWSEFSALLDQLDALRQRQPLPPLEQFAADYRRLCHQLALARQRGYSPRLVEQLNQLVLRGHRQLHRDRAPLLPRIGVFLAEEFPRAVRRQWRWQLAAALAFLIPLVAAWLAVWLSPSMAQMMLGSQADAIEMMYADREQLRSAGDDVMMFGYYIFNNISIAFRTFAGGVFFGIGALIVMVFNGGFFGAVSGHIVNANLTESFFTFVIAHGAPELTAIVLAGGAGLRLGLSLLAPGPLSRADAFRRAADDSLPIIWGAFALLLLAAFMEAFWSPRQFDPAIKYGVGALSWLSLYAYLLLAGRERTRE
- a CDS encoding DUF4129 domain-containing protein, which gives rise to MSDRQPLARIAPRSTWQAIDLGTRLYRHWWLPLLLIQAALLTPLLIAALLWPQYGLWFVLLMWWLKPLWDRPLLECIARGMFGDRLGAKALLQQFGRYGRPSLLKQLTIWRLSPQRSVMLPVLQLEQHNPRTLSERMRMLRSPPGGGEGTLITLVMMATEVLTFYSLGLAATTLIPGLPWQAALGVDGSTPATLVTAALAIALCEPLYVCAGFALYLNKRTWLEGWDLQPGLERIRQRRQRAHTPLALLLAALIGLTGAIALLPQPAVAEEWKRSAQDVAASEALNPVRQDSSLRLREWGSEDTAPTVEQREPLILLPDWSASDLYSSVTRGLRILLWVLAAALIGVLLWYGRRWWPGSLRRRPRSQRSAPQVRGRHAAAAVLSPTEQALDDALARGDSRTAVSLMYRLALTRLVQETGLPVATSATENEVLRQLPPTLRQVPSACFLAALMPLWLQLAWAHRPLDLEQVRALAQQWRQLEPVMRGAA
- a CDS encoding DUF4350 domain-containing protein, which codes for MSRRYLALLLVLLAALGAGLATLLLERHHTLELPLVPWEIQRQSFYAVGQTLEQQHRQLRTIAGASQLFPLPPPGQAVLVFDGLRGGLAAERIEALYQWVADGGTLIVQASDGLLYTPADRDTHPIDRDPLLAPLNLQSQYLDHQEPTLVSWADSARLATYGYSEVMSTCYPDLRGGKAARAASSAECLKAACEPAGSVTEQWFRWPGQPPRAIAFQQRLALSAPQLQRAEAEDEEEPLAARHKQPGQNSRSLNKGITRLNPPVTKQAPATATSTTGTGASKHLLDPPVAKDANATRDAGERKSRPHVTRSSEDREAALREMYLRLQQWPMTIQRLIGSDQRAHLLDVKIGDGHLVVMSDLQFWGNDALQYLDHAWLLGELMGDAQSLWLIEGFEEQTFFGWLWQRASALWLLLAVLIGACVWHVLPRRQPRLQRLSDQPSDLRAHFSAGSRLLWRAGQQQALLAPLRKRVQQLRQRHPALAEDDAALAAHAGLTPARLDDALHQQPLVPMQLIALINDLQQIRRSL
- a CDS encoding AAA family ATPase codes for the protein MTLSLQQASTLAGTLEDQLNQVLVGQAAVVREILVALLAGGHVLIEGVPGLGKTLLVRTLADSISLANQRVQFTPDLMPADITGHALYDLQSNSFRVRKGPAFTQLLLADEINRAPAKTQAALLEVMQEKQITIEGQSYPLPQPFMVLATQNPVDQEGTYPLPEAELDRFLFKVLIDYPDSDHEQRLVRMMLDGTISDSLKVALGPVCDSEQLAALQQHVRQQRVDDGLLDYAVRLVRQTRDFPGLVRGASPRASIALTRAASALALLEGRDFVVPDDIKTVARPVLRHRISLSADAEIEGVSVEQLLTRLLDAVAAPRQ